From Apilactobacillus bombintestini:
AGCTATTGGTTCTGGTACTGACGTAGCCATTGATTCCGCTGACGTAGTATTGGTTAATAGTGATCCTGCAGATGTCATTAATTTAATTAAATTGGCTAAACAATCTCATACTAAGATGATTCAAAATCTATGGTGGGGTGCAGGATACAATATTATCGCATTACCATTAGCTGCCGGTGTATTATCATCTATTGGTATAATTATTGGCCCAATGTTAGGTGCGGTAATAATGTCATTAAGTACAGTTATTGTTGCTATTAACGCCATGACTTTAAAAATTAAATAATAAAAAAAGAGTTCTGGTTAATTACTAGAACTCTTTTTATATTCTCTTATAATTTAGTGACATCTCAGATAACGACATTAAACTATCAGCAAGATTCCAATGCTTAAAGTCTAAATAATTATTCCAGGTAGTCATTAAAATTGTACGTTTTTTCCCAACTGTTTCATGCAATATGGAAAACGATATTATTTTGTCATCCTTATAGGTTTCCTGCATTTTTTTAATATATGCATCAAATATCTTTTTTTGATCATCATCTAAATTAAAATAAGTGTAATTTACAAAATAAAATTTATCTGTGAAATCTTTACTGTAATCAATATTAAAGATAAGAGGGTTTTGGAATATGTTGGTATGCCCTGAAAAATCAACGATTTGGTATTGGTTGTTATTTCCTAGGAAAACATCTAACTTAACGGAGGGATGCTTTTTTCTTAACTTATTTAGTATAAAATCATTGCCAAAAGTCATAGTGATTTGTCTACTCATTATTTATCCCACTTTCTTTATAAATATTTTACAAACCTTTAATATATAATTACACTAAAGATAGCTGAATACAAGACAAAGGGATGATAAGATGAAAATTACTGTATTAGGATATTACGGTGGATACCCGGATAAAGGTATTGGAACTAGTGGATATTTAATTCAAAGTGGCAACTATAATCTATTATTAGATTGTGGTAGTGGTGTATTATTAGAATTAGAAAAAGTATTAAATCCATTACAATTAGATGCAGTATTATTATCACATTATCATAGTGATCATATTGCGGACGTTGGTGTGTTACAACATTATTGGCAATTGGCACCAGGGCAAAAGAAAGAAGTAGTTTTGCCTATTTACGGCCATAATAAAGATGAAGAAAACTTTAAGAAATTAGATTGGTTTGATTGTACTAAGGGATATCAATATAATCCTGATGAAACTTTAAAATTGGGTCCTTTACACATAACATTTAAATTAACTAAACATCCAGTTGTAGCATATGCAATGAGAATATATGATGAAAATAGTAAGAAAACATTAGTATATACCGCAGATACACGTTATTTTGATGAACTTATTTCTTTCTGTAAGGATGCGGATATGTTAATTACAGATACTAATTTCTATAATGATAAAGAAGGTACTAAATGGCATATGACATCCGATGAAACGGGATATCTAGCTAAGAAAGCTAATGTGAAAAAAGTATTAATTAGTCATTTACCACAATATGGAAGCTTAGATGATTTATTGAAACAAACTAAAGATGCTGCTGGAGATTCAGTAGATATATTATTGCCTAAAGTACGACAAGAAATATTACTAAATAATTAACAAAGTGTTGCATAGCAACGGCGAATTACGATAGAATACTCGTATTATAAATAAACTAAAAGAAAAGAGGTGGTTCAGATGAAAATGGAAAGAATTAATGAAGGTACCATTAAAGTATC
This genomic window contains:
- a CDS encoding MBL fold metallo-hydrolase → MKITVLGYYGGYPDKGIGTSGYLIQSGNYNLLLDCGSGVLLELEKVLNPLQLDAVLLSHYHSDHIADVGVLQHYWQLAPGQKKEVVLPIYGHNKDEENFKKLDWFDCTKGYQYNPDETLKLGPLHITFKLTKHPVVAYAMRIYDENSKKTLVYTADTRYFDELISFCKDADMLITDTNFYNDKEGTKWHMTSDETGYLAKKANVKKVLISHLPQYGSLDDLLKQTKDAAGDSVDILLPKVRQEILLNN